One Coprobacter tertius genomic window carries:
- a CDS encoding purine-nucleoside phosphorylase, whose protein sequence is MLEKIRQTAAFLKDQLPKMPETAIILGTGLGELVNHIAIEKEIPYKDIPNFPVSTVEGHSGKLIFGKLGSKDIMAMQGRFHFYEGYDMKQVTFPVRVMKEIGIKTLFLSNAAGGMNPDFAIGDLMIIRDHINLFPEHPLRGKNFEELGVRFPDMSEAYSKELIKKALKIADENNIKVQQGVYVGTQGPTFETPAEYRYFHIIGGDAVGMSTVPEVIVARHSGINVFAISVITDLGVEGIVEKVSHEEVQKAAASAQPKMTLIMKKLVETF, encoded by the coding sequence ATGTTAGAAAAAATCAGACAAACAGCTGCCTTTCTGAAAGATCAGCTTCCCAAAATGCCCGAAACCGCAATCATTCTCGGTACAGGATTGGGAGAATTGGTAAACCACATTGCCATAGAAAAAGAAATACCCTACAAAGACATTCCCAATTTTCCCGTTTCGACTGTAGAAGGACACAGCGGTAAATTGATATTCGGGAAACTGGGATCGAAAGACATCATGGCTATGCAGGGAAGATTCCATTTTTATGAAGGTTATGACATGAAACAAGTGACCTTCCCGGTACGAGTAATGAAAGAAATAGGCATAAAAACGTTGTTCCTTTCGAATGCAGCCGGTGGAATGAATCCCGATTTCGCGATCGGTGATCTGATGATCATACGTGATCATATAAATCTGTTCCCGGAACATCCTTTACGAGGAAAAAATTTCGAAGAACTAGGAGTACGTTTTCCCGATATGAGCGAAGCATACTCTAAAGAATTGATAAAAAAAGCCTTGAAAATCGCAGATGAAAACAACATTAAGGTACAACAAGGTGTTTATGTAGGTACACAAGGCCCTACATTCGAGACTCCGGCAGAATACCGGTATTTTCATATAATAGGCGGTGATGCGGTAGGGATGTCGACCGTACCCGAAGTTATCGTAGCTCGCCATAGTGGAATAAATGTTTTCGCTATTTCTGTAATTACCGATTTGGGAGTAGAAGGTATAGTCGAAAAAGTATCTCATGAAGAAGTACAAAAAGCTGCCGCCTCCGCACAACCCAAAATGACACTAATTATGAAGAAACTGGTAGAAACATTCTGA
- the thiL gene encoding thiamine-phosphate kinase, with translation MEEKKRTEIATLGEFGLIKHLTENLESKNESTLKGVGDDAAVLEYKDKKTLVTTDLLLEGVHFDLTYVPLKHLGYKSAVVNFSDIYAMNGQPKQITVSLGISKRFSIEDLEEFYAGLRLACEVYGVDIVGGDTSASMTGLTISITCIGEADTDKIVYRNGARENDLICVSGDFGAAYMGLQLLEREKKVFAGESDFQPAFEGKEYLLERQLKPEARKDIIKELSDRNIVPTAMMDVSDGLSSELLHICNQSHTGCRIYEERIPIDYQTASMAEEFNINLVTVALNGGEDYELLFTVPLTLHDEVITIPGVRVIGHITNPSLGAGMITRDGTEIALKAQGWNSLND, from the coding sequence ATGGAAGAGAAGAAGAGAACAGAAATAGCAACTTTAGGAGAATTCGGATTGATAAAGCACCTTACCGAAAACTTAGAATCGAAGAACGAATCTACCTTGAAAGGAGTGGGTGATGACGCCGCCGTACTTGAGTACAAAGACAAAAAAACACTCGTCACTACTGACCTTCTGCTTGAAGGCGTACATTTCGATCTTACTTACGTACCTCTGAAACACCTCGGATATAAATCGGCCGTCGTAAATTTTTCTGACATATATGCTATGAACGGACAACCGAAACAAATCACCGTATCTTTGGGTATTTCAAAACGATTTTCGATAGAAGACCTTGAAGAATTCTATGCCGGTCTGCGACTTGCCTGTGAAGTTTACGGAGTAGATATTGTAGGAGGCGACACCTCGGCATCTATGACAGGACTTACCATAAGCATAACTTGCATTGGCGAAGCCGATACCGATAAAATCGTTTACCGGAACGGTGCACGTGAAAATGACTTGATCTGTGTCAGCGGCGATTTCGGAGCAGCATATATGGGACTTCAATTACTCGAGCGAGAGAAAAAAGTTTTCGCGGGAGAGTCAGACTTCCAACCGGCATTCGAAGGAAAAGAATACCTGCTCGAACGCCAACTTAAACCAGAAGCAAGGAAAGATATTATTAAAGAACTCTCAGATAGAAATATCGTACCTACTGCCATGATGGACGTCTCTGACGGGCTTTCTTCGGAATTATTGCATATTTGCAATCAAAGCCATACCGGCTGCCGCATATACGAAGAAAGAATACCTATCGATTACCAAACAGCCTCAATGGCCGAAGAATTCAATATAAATCTCGTTACAGTAGCACTGAATGGCGGAGAAGATTACGAACTTCTTTTTACCGTCCCCCTCACCTTACACGACGAAGTAATTACAATTCCGGGAGTACGTGTGATCGGACATATAACCAACCCCTCTTTGGGAGCCGGTATGATCACCCGAGACGGTACTGAAATTGCTCTGAAAGCGCAAGGATGGAACTCCCTGAATGACTAA
- a CDS encoding ankyrin repeat domain-containing protein → MVTCDRILELYRYREPESKIIDAFREIAVDNRDKTYGNRTPLHLACEFADDRAVRILLERGADFNAKNNEGNTPLCILGMCRYEFADEEKIGEAAKLLLAAGASVPRSAEKTTALIEAVRNRHFSMAEVIVDSGSKIDSTDMNGENVLHLTGRIAGDISSEICRTEEYIAYVTDGKYPQKKIDETQKKLIILQKQEESIFKLAKKLLESASIDPEDKSDTGKTALDLAIEGGYATKVGSLLSGNDPEKNELYAQAGGMDIFQALFYKNRTALDALLRLGVELQTSCEHENMSHLFGRISPLSCALASSNFEAAEMILNAGADPDYRMPDERTAFAVWVGNNKSSGNEEQYLRILELMTQCGWNHELSVDKAGNTALSFACSYVSGGPGKAAIQYLLKNGAETNIVNLCGQTPLMILYGGRYWDGYIPILPTLPRSYPYGLKHCGSDEAEILEILLEAGADSSGKDNWGNTLLHYIAAGCNETESKKATEILLDFVLPDVDAVNNEGLTAIDIATAKNNEALVKFLLKNL, encoded by the coding sequence ATGGTAACTTGTGATAGAATATTGGAACTGTATCGGTATCGCGAACCGGAAAGCAAAATAATTGACGCTTTCAGAGAGATTGCAGTTGATAACAGAGATAAAACTTATGGAAATCGCACTCCACTTCATCTCGCCTGTGAATTTGCTGATGATAGAGCTGTCCGCATACTCCTCGAACGTGGCGCAGATTTCAATGCCAAGAACAATGAAGGAAACACTCCGCTGTGCATTCTCGGAATGTGCCGGTATGAATTTGCTGATGAGGAAAAGATAGGCGAGGCTGCCAAACTACTGCTTGCAGCCGGAGCCAGTGTTCCCCGTTCGGCAGAAAAAACAACGGCTCTGATAGAGGCTGTCAGAAACAGACACTTCAGCATGGCTGAAGTGATCGTGGATTCCGGTTCGAAGATTGACTCTACAGATATGAATGGAGAAAATGTTCTGCATTTGACCGGAAGGATAGCGGGAGACATATCCTCTGAAATATGCAGAACCGAAGAATATATAGCCTACGTGACAGATGGTAAGTATCCTCAAAAAAAGATAGATGAGACTCAAAAAAAACTCATCATATTACAAAAACAGGAAGAATCTATTTTTAAACTGGCAAAGAAACTGCTGGAAAGCGCATCAATAGATCCGGAGGATAAATCCGATACCGGAAAAACCGCTCTTGATCTTGCCATAGAAGGAGGCTATGCAACGAAAGTCGGCTCCCTACTTTCCGGAAATGATCCTGAAAAAAATGAACTGTACGCCCAAGCAGGTGGTATGGATATCTTTCAGGCACTGTTCTATAAAAACAGAACAGCACTGGACGCACTACTACGTTTGGGAGTAGAATTACAGACCTCCTGCGAACATGAGAATATGTCCCACTTATTCGGAAGAATATCTCCGTTATCCTGCGCCCTTGCAAGCTCCAATTTCGAAGCAGCAGAGATGATTCTCAATGCCGGAGCTGATCCTGACTATCGTATGCCCGATGAGCGAACAGCTTTTGCTGTATGGGTAGGAAATAATAAGTCGTCAGGAAATGAAGAGCAGTATCTACGTATCCTGGAACTAATGACGCAATGTGGCTGGAATCATGAACTTTCCGTTGATAAGGCAGGAAATACCGCACTTTCATTTGCGTGCAGTTACGTCAGTGGCGGACCGGGAAAAGCTGCCATTCAATATCTTCTAAAAAACGGAGCGGAAACAAATATTGTTAATTTATGCGGACAGACACCTCTGATGATTTTGTACGGTGGACGCTATTGGGATGGCTATATTCCGATCCTGCCGACCCTGCCACGCTCTTATCCATACGGGCTGAAACATTGCGGTAGTGACGAGGCAGAGATCCTTGAAATACTGCTTGAAGCTGGAGCTGATTCGTCCGGGAAAGACAACTGGGGCAACACCCTGCTGCATTACATAGCGGCAGGATGTAATGAAACAGAATCAAAAAAAGCAACAGAGATTCTGCTTGACTTCGTTCTTCCTGATGTCGATGCCGTGAACAATGAAGGCCTTACAGCCATAGATATAGCGACGGCTAAAAACAATGAAGCATTAGTGAAATTCCTATTGAAAAACTTATAA